The genomic window GTGCTTATCGCAGACACGGCGGGACGTCTGCATAATAAGGGCCATCTTATGGAAGAGTTGAAAAAGGTCCATCGAGTGATGACAAAGATTGATCCAAATGCACCCCATGAAGTCATGCTGGTGCTGGACGCAGGTACCGGCCAGAATGCCATCGCACAGGCCAGCACGTTTAATGAAGCCGTGCCGGTAACCGGGATTACCCTGACCAAGCTGGATGGTACGGCCAAGGGCGGAGTTATTTTTGCCTTGGCCAAGCAGCTTGAAACACCGATTCGGTTTATCGGCGTAGGCGAAGGGCTGGATGACCTGCGCCCCTTTGCAGCTAATGATTTTATCGGCGCGTTGTTTGACCGCCAGAGTGAAGATGAACGCACATGATCGACTTCGAGCATGTAGCCAAGCGCTATGGAGGGCGCTTTGAGGCGTTGGCGCACCTGAATTTTCGCGTTGACCGTGGAGAAATGGTGTTTCTGACCGGCCACTCTGGTGCCGGAAAGAGTTCGCTTCTACGCCTTATCATGCGCCTCGAAAAACCCAGCCGTGGACGCGTGGTGGTTGCCGGGCACGACCTGGCGAAACTGCATTCGAGCATGATCCCTTTTTATCGGCGCCAGATTGGCGTGGTCTTCCAGGATCACCAGCTGCTGTTTGACCGTTCCATTTTTCACAACGTCGCCCTGCCTCTGGAAATTCAGGGGATGGAGCCGCGTGATGCGGCACGGCGCACCCGGGCTGCCCTGGATAAAGTCGGCCTGCTGCACCGTGAAAAAGCCCTGCCGATTGAGCTATCCGGTGGTGAACAGCAGCGCGTGGGTATTGCCCGCGCGGTGGTCAACAAGCCCGCACTGCTGCTGGCTGATGAGCCGACCGGGAACCTTGATCCTCAATTATCCGCCGACATCATGGCGCTGTTCGAGGACTTTAACCGGATTGGTACCACCGTTATGGTCGCCAGCCATGACCTGGCGCTGATTGCCCGTTTGCGCCACCGTATGCTGCGTCTTCATGAGGGCCGATTGGTCGCCGATGAGGGGGCTCAATGACATCTACTCCACCTCCTCAACGTCGCGGTGCGCGCACCCAGCAATCGCGTTTTTCCAGCCGCCTTGAATCCTGGAAACTGCATCATCGCGCCATGGCCATTGACAGCCTGCGCCGTCTACTGCGCCATCCCTTGGGTAGTCTTTTGACGATGCTGGCGATTGCCATAGCGCTGATGTTGCCCGCAGGCCTGTGGCTAACCCTTGATAGTGTCCGTGGCCTGGATGCTGAATTGACCCAAAGTGCTACCTTGACGGTCTACCTGGACTCGACGGTGGATAGCGCTGAGGCAGAGCGTATTCATCAGGCAGTGATGGCGCAGCCGGAAGTCACCGAGACGCGCCTGATTGATGCCGATGAAGGCCTGCAGGAGCTGCAGCAGTCTCTGGGCTTGGATGACACCTTGGTTGGTCTTGATGAAAACCCCTTGCCATTTAGCATAGTGGTGCACCCGGACGATGTTTCGCCACAGACGATGCAAGCCACGGCGGACTATTTTGCCGATATGGCCGGTGTGGATGAAGTGCGTCTCGATCTGGCCTGGGTGGAGCGGCTTCGCCAGATTACCGAGCTGGGTAACCGAATTGCGCTGGGGCTAGGGGTTCTGTTTGGCTTGGGCGTGCTGCTGATTGTGGGTAATACCATCCGCCTGGCCGTGGAAAGTCGACGCCGGGAAATTGAAGTCGTCATGCTGATGGGTGCTACCCATGCCTTTGTGCGTCGCCCATTCTTGTATAGCGGTGCCTGGTACGGATTGGGTGGCGGTGTTTTGGCGCTGCTGCTGCTGGGGCTGGGGGGGCAATGGTTGGCGTTACCGGTCACCTCGCTGGCGCAAAGCTATGGAGCGGATTTCACGATGCCTTCTTTAGGGGTCGGCGGCTCTACAATTCTGCTGTTTTGCAGTACACTGCTTGGCTGGTTGGGTGCTTGGCTGGCAGTATCCCGCCATCTTTCCAGCATCAAGCCAGAATAGCGCTATCTTCTGATCAACAGCGGTAGGATCAGAATGTCAGAACTTGCAGATTTCAGGGTTTGCGAGTTGAACTATTTACTGCTAGAAAGTGTCATAAGTTTATAAGCCATAATGGTTATTTTTAGGGAGACCATCTGCACATGAGCAACAGTCTTCTACCGGTGGGACAGCTATCACCAGGCCATGATCTTGGTGGCTACATCAAGGCGGTCAACACCATTTCGGTGCTGAGCGCTGAAGAAGAGCGCGATCTGGCGTTCCGCCTGCATAATGAAGGCGATCTTGAGGCTGCTCGTCGTCTGGTGCTGTCGCACCTGCGTTTTGTGGTACACATTGCCCGCAGTTATTCTGGCTATGGGCTGCCCCAGGCAGACCTGATCCAGGAAGGCAACGTCGGCCTGATGAAGGCGGTCAAGCGTTTTGATCCTCATCAAGGTGTACGCTTGGTGTCGTTTGCCGTTCATTGGATCAAGGCAGAAATTCACGAGTTTGTGCTGCGCAACTGGCGCATCGTTAAAATCGCCACTACCAAGGCCCAGCGTAAACTGTTCTTCAACCTGCGCAGTGCCAAGAAGCGCCTGGCCTGGTTGAATAACGACGAAGTCAATGCGATTGCCGCAGACCTGGACGTCAAGCCGGAAGTGGTTCGCGATATGGAAGGGCGTCTTTCTTCATTTGATGCAGGGTTTGATGCCTCGCCCAGTGATGATGAAGACAGCGTTTATCAGTCGCCAGCACAGTATCTTGACGATGCTGACTCTGATCCAGCCACCCAGCTTGAGTACACTGATTACGAGCAGAACTCTACGCATCTGTTGATGGGCGCGCTGGAAGGGCTGGATGAACGTTCTCGCGATATCCTCCAGCGCCGCTGGCTGGCGGAGGATAAGGCAACGCTGCATGACCTGGCGGATGTCTATGGCGTCAGCGCCGAGCGTATTCGCCAGTTGGAGAAGAACGCCATGAAAAAGCTGCGTGAAAAAATGGGTGATTCGTTGGCGGCCTGATAGCGTCTAGCGAATGCGGTATCCAGATACAACAAAACCCCGAGGTCTTTGAGGCTTCGGGGTTTTTGTTTTGGTAACGTTCAAGCGGGTGGTGGCGTCTCTCGTAGTAGTGATCCAACTACCAGTGCCCACTGGTCTTCCCAATGTTCGGTAGGCAAGCGCTTGAAATCGCTGCGTACATACTGGGCGATATGGCCTTCAGCCTGAGCCACTAACAGGTTGGCAGCCGCTGTCGTGGTGATGGTCGTTCGCTGGCCTTGGTTGACTTCAGCCTCACGCAACACCTGTTTAAGCTGCAGTTCCAGGCGCTCAAACAGTTGGTGCACCCGCTGGCGCAGCCGGGCGGTTTCACCGGTCAGGACATCACCGTGCATGACACGGGCAAGGCCGGGGTTCTTTTCGGCAAAGGCGAGCACCAGGGTAAGAATCCTGGTGCAGCGGCCCATGGCATCAGGTACGTCATCCAGAATCCGGGTGATTCGGGTAAACAGGCTTTCCTCGATAAACTCGATCAGGCCTTCGTACATACGCGCCTTGCTGGGGAAGTGGCGGTAAAGCGCTGCTTCCGACACGCCTACCTGGCGTGCCAGTGCGGCGGTAGTAATGCGTTTACCGCTATCTTCTTCCAGCATTAATGCCAATGCCTGCAGAATCTGCTGGCGACGATCCAGTGTTGAGTCACGCCCCATGTGCTGCCTCCTTGCGTTAGCTTGCGTCAGTAATCAGTGTACCTACCCCGGCATTGGTGAAAATTTCCAGTAAAACGGCGTGGGGAACGCGGCCATCGATAATGTGGGCGCTGTTGACCCCGCCCTTGACTGCTTCCAGGGCACAGCGAATCTTGGGCAGCATGCCGCCGTGAATGGTGCCATCGGCAATCAGGCCATCTACCTGAGCGGTACTTAGCCCGGTCAGCACCTCGCCTTCGCTGTTCATCAAGCCGGCGACATTGGTCAGCAGCATCAGCTTTTCAGCGTTAAGCGCTTCGGCAATCTTGCCGGCCACCAGGTCGGCATTGATATTGTAGCTATTGCCTGCCGGATCGACGCCGATAGGCGCGATTACCGGAATAAAATCCCGGGCAGCGAGCATCTCGATCAGATC from Halomonas sp. CH40 includes these protein-coding regions:
- the rpoH gene encoding RNA polymerase sigma factor RpoH, translated to MSNSLLPVGQLSPGHDLGGYIKAVNTISVLSAEEERDLAFRLHNEGDLEAARRLVLSHLRFVVHIARSYSGYGLPQADLIQEGNVGLMKAVKRFDPHQGVRLVSFAVHWIKAEIHEFVLRNWRIVKIATTKAQRKLFFNLRSAKKRLAWLNNDEVNAIAADLDVKPEVVRDMEGRLSSFDAGFDASPSDDEDSVYQSPAQYLDDADSDPATQLEYTDYEQNSTHLLMGALEGLDERSRDILQRRWLAEDKATLHDLADVYGVSAERIRQLEKNAMKKLREKMGDSLAA
- the slmA gene encoding nucleoid occlusion factor SlmA, which gives rise to MGRDSTLDRRQQILQALALMLEEDSGKRITTAALARQVGVSEAALYRHFPSKARMYEGLIEFIEESLFTRITRILDDVPDAMGRCTRILTLVLAFAEKNPGLARVMHGDVLTGETARLRQRVHQLFERLELQLKQVLREAEVNQGQRTTITTTAAANLLVAQAEGHIAQYVRSDFKRLPTEHWEDQWALVVGSLLRETPPPA
- the ftsE gene encoding cell division ATP-binding protein FtsE; the encoded protein is MIDFEHVAKRYGGRFEALAHLNFRVDRGEMVFLTGHSGAGKSSLLRLIMRLEKPSRGRVVVAGHDLAKLHSSMIPFYRRQIGVVFQDHQLLFDRSIFHNVALPLEIQGMEPRDAARRTRAALDKVGLLHREKALPIELSGGEQQRVGIARAVVNKPALLLADEPTGNLDPQLSADIMALFEDFNRIGTTVMVASHDLALIARLRHRMLRLHEGRLVADEGAQ
- the ftsX gene encoding permease-like cell division protein FtsX — encoded protein: MTSTPPPQRRGARTQQSRFSSRLESWKLHHRAMAIDSLRRLLRHPLGSLLTMLAIAIALMLPAGLWLTLDSVRGLDAELTQSATLTVYLDSTVDSAEAERIHQAVMAQPEVTETRLIDADEGLQELQQSLGLDDTLVGLDENPLPFSIVVHPDDVSPQTMQATADYFADMAGVDEVRLDLAWVERLRQITELGNRIALGLGVLFGLGVLLIVGNTIRLAVESRRREIEVVMLMGATHAFVRRPFLYSGAWYGLGGGVLALLLLGLGGQWLALPVTSLAQSYGADFTMPSLGVGGSTILLFCSTLLGWLGAWLAVSRHLSSIKPE